The genomic window GTAACCGCTTGCCTGGATATTCTCATACGTATGCCGTGCCACCGTCACTGGCCGAAATATTAATCCGATCAAAGGGGGACTGGCACCGATATGTACAGCAGATGAAAATATAGCAAGATTGAGCTTACCATCTGGAGAGATACTCCCTATCAGATTAGCGCTTTTAAATCCAGTGAGCGAATTGATAAAATTCGTCCGAAAACGTTTTTCCATCTCTTGAATTTCTTCTCGATTGAAATGGACTATTTCCATAATTAACTCCTCATTCTAGATAAAAAAGTCTGATTTTAAAGCCAAATATTCTTCTTGGTCTACCTCTTCGTTGCAACCGTCGCCTGCTGGTGCCCAAAAATTAAAACCCCCAATTATTCCTTTGAATATGCAACTTCTCGTTAGAGCGAGACCTTTACTGGCTTTAACAACATCAGATTTCAAGCGAATCATATTGACAAGATTCGAATCGTAATTGGCCTGTTTAAAATTGATTTCAATATTTATTTATCCGCAACAATCCAAGAAATATAATTCCCATCAGTCTCGATCCGTGCTGATATCCCAAGCTCTTGCAGCATGGTTCTAATTTTTTCTGGGGGAACAAAATGGCTTCGCATCAAAAATAATTTCTCAGCAATGGCAACGAGCTTTACGGCAAAATGATGGATATTCGGTTCTTCTATGACCAACCGGCCGCCGGGCTTTAGGACCCGAATCAATTCAGAAAGAGAACGCCTATGATCGCACAAATGATGAAATGCATCTACCATCACAATTCGGCTGAAGGTGGCATCACGGAACGGGAGCAACTCAATATGCGAGCGAACTGGCACCAGAGCTCCTTTGTTCTTCGTTTGCTGCAACATCCGTTGCGACAAATCACAAACAATCACCCCATCGACCATAGTGCTCATTTGCCCAGAAACCCTACCAGTTCCACCAGCTGCGTCCAGCAGCCAGCCAACGGCTGGCAGTTGGAGAATTTCAATCAGCCGATCGTGCGATTGCATGCCGATAAATCGATCGTAAAATGAAGCTATTAAATCAAAATGATCAATCATTGAAATCTGCTCTCTATTCGACTTTTAATGAATCAGCTCTCTACGATAGCAACTGGCTTAATATTTTTTTCATTCGGCGACCATAAAGCAATTTTCTCACTTAAAAACAACAGGTCTTATTTTCCCGCACGACCGCACGGATTAGGGTTAATTTTGGGTTCCGATGAAGGCGACTCTCCATTATTGTCTATAAGTAATTCTTCTCCAACATCCAAAAACCGAGCAGCCATCATTTTTGCCGCAATCTTGCCCACCAAGTGACAAAAAGTCTTGCTAAAGTAGGACGATATTGTGTTGTCGACAGAGCTGGATCATTTCATCAGGCCAGATGCCAGCCTGAATTTCACCAATATGGGCTTTACGCAAATAGAACATGCATAGCCGCGATTGTCCAATTCCACCGCCAATAGATAACGGTAGCTCACCTGAAAGCAATCGGCGATGAAACATTAAAGATTTTCGATCCAGGCTATTGGTCAATTGAAGCTGGCGTTCTAGACCTTCAGGATCCACACGAATTCCCATCGAAGATAATTCATAGGCCATATCCAATAACGGATAATAAACAAGAATATCGCCATTAAGGCCGTGATAGCCGTTCGATGTCGGGGTTGACCAGTCATCATAATCGGGCGCTCGGCCATCGTGGGGTTGTCCATTTTTCAGTTTTGCCCCAATACCAATTAAAAACACGCTACCATATTTCTTGCAAATTGCTCTCTCTCGCTCTGCGGGCGATAGATCTGGATATTGATCTAACAATTCCTCACTGTGGATAAAAGTGATGTCCTCTGCTAAAATTGGCTTAATGGCGCTATATTGTTGAGCCACATATTTTTCAGTTCTTTTAATTACCTCATAAATTTTTCGAACAATCCTCTTCAGAAAATCGAGATTTCGCTGCGCCGGAGAGATGACCAACTCCCAGTCCCATTGATCCACATACAGAGAATGCAGATTATCCAGAATTTCATCTGGCCTTATGGCATTCATATCAGTGTACAGGCCTTCCCCTTGTTTAAAACCGTAATCGGCCAATACCATCCGTTTCCACTTAGCGAGGGATTGAACAACCTCGACTTCCATATTATCCATGGCTTTGACGCGAAACGATACTGGCTTTTCGATCCCATTCAAGTCATCATTAATCCCCGTTCCAGCCCTAACAAACAGCGGAGCCGTCACCCGAATCAGGTTGAGCTCCACTGCAAGATTAATCTGGAAAAATTCCTTAATCAATCGAATGGCTTTTTCTGTTTCTTTGAGACCGAGTATCGGGGTGTAGTGGTTCGGAGGGATGAAGCGCGCCATCATAAAGACTATGTCTCCTCTTTTGAATACAAAATTTACTATCGCTTTCCTGAGGTCATCTGGGCAAGGAATTAAACTAAGGTGGCGAACCCGTTCGTAGATTCGATCTGCCTAGTGATGACGGTCGGTTGATTTTTCGCTTGATTTTTCGTTTTTTTAATGGTAATATATAATACAACTTTTTTGTTCATAAGCAACATTTTTCTTCATTGCCTTACATCAATCTTGATGAATGCCTGATCTGAGCATCCGAATAATTTCAAATTTGTGAGTCATGCTTGAATCCATGCACTTCATTCGAACATAGATTACTCGATTCAAATACCAAATTTTGCTGCCCTAAAATTGTCCAATATGAAGTGGCCGAAAATTGGTCACAAAAATCGATAGCGCCAAAAAAGACAGAAAATTCATTTTTGAAATCTCATTAGATTCAAAGTAGTTACAACAAAGAAATTTTTTTGGCAAGAAAGTTGCTATCTGGCTAACAGTATTGTTCATTTAAAAATTGGTGATTTTGGGGCGGCAGAGCAAAAATCCGATCGATATCATCAAAATAAGAAGGATTAAATCGTGAAACAATTTTTGAAATTTTTGATCAGTCTGCTCTCGCTGCCATTTTTGGTCCCATGGTTTGTGGCGGATAAATTTTTCGAATTGTTCTTTCAGCCTATCATTTTTAAACGCTATAGACTCCCAATTTCGCGCACAAAGCGATGGATATTAAAAACGATCAAGTGGGTTTTGCCGTTCGGATTTATTGGGTATCTGGTTATTAAGACCATCGGCTTTTTTAAGCATTATTTGAGCTTTTGGGCTGGGCTCAAACATCTGCCATGGTTGTTCGCTTATATCTACAACACCGATATTCGACCAATTCTGGTCTGGCTGGCAAGACCAGTGAATCATCTGATATACTATCTGGGTGGCGGCAATATTTTCCCAGATGTATTAGATTTTTTCTGGTCATTCTATCTGTGTTCGATTCCCATTCTGTTCATTGTCAATCTGGTTTATCGCTCGATTAAAACGTATGTGACGATCAATCGGGCGGTCTCGCTGCGCAACAAAGCGGTTCGGGAGGTGAATATTGTCAAATTTTCTGAGGCAGCCCAGTCCGATGAGGTATTTTTGGGATTGGATTTGAACCGCAGCAGTCAGCCGTTCTATGTCAAGCGAAACTGGCTCAAAGGTCATATTCAGGTGATCGGTGGCCCAGGGACGGGCAAGACAGAAAGCATCGTGCAGCCGATATGGTTTCAGGAGATGAGACGCAATGTGGCGACGATCGTATTAGATGGCAAGGCATCCAGCCGCAACATCGATCGCTTTTACACCATTGCGACCTCGCTTGCGCAGGCACAGGATATTTTATACTTCAACCCTACGGATCCAGTGCGCTCTGCCACTTATAATCCGTTGCTTCGAGGCACAGTGAGCGAAGTGAAACAGAAGATCATGGCCAGTATTAATTGGGCAGAACATTCGGTCGAAAGCCGTGATCGCCTGGATTCAGCTTTAGACATCTTTCTCCGCGCTATGGAGGAAACAAAAGTCTATTTTAATCTCCGAGAATTGCTGGAATATTTTCAATCGCGTGGGTATGTGGGCCGACAAAGTGAACGGGTCAATGATTATTATATAAAAAATGGCTTAAAAGAGATCTTCGCGAACTTCGCTGCATTTCAGTCCAGCACATCATTTTTCACTGCATTGTTGCGGGACATTTTTCAATCGAGTTACGGACAATTATTAATCACAGATAAACCAGAAATCGATATCGTTCGCATTTATCAGAATCATAAGGATTGTTATTTCACGCTTCCGTTTCAACAGAATGAGGCAACGACCCGTTTCTTGGGTCAATTGATCCTTCAGGACATTCAACATTGTTTTCATCATATCGCATTGAATTTGGGCGATAGCAGTCCTGCGGAAGGGCTTTTAATTATCGATGAGCTGGCGAAATTTGTCAGCCCGTATTTCTTGAAATTGCTGGAAGCCAGTCGCAATGTGGGGGTCAGCGTATGTTATACAAATCAAACTTTGGC from candidate division KSB1 bacterium includes these protein-coding regions:
- the asnA gene encoding aspartate--ammonia ligase — protein: MARFIPPNHYTPILGLKETEKAIRLIKEFFQINLAVELNLIRVTAPLFVRAGTGINDDLNGIEKPVSFRVKAMDNMEVEVVQSLAKWKRMVLADYGFKQGEGLYTDMNAIRPDEILDNLHSLYVDQWDWELVISPAQRNLDFLKRIVRKIYEVIKRTEKYVAQQYSAIKPILAEDITFIHSEELLDQYPDLSPAERERAICKKYGSVFLIGIGAKLKNGQPHDGRAPDYDDWSTPTSNGYHGLNGDILVYYPLLDMAYELSSMGIRVDPEGLERQLQLTNSLDRKSLMFHRRLLSGELPLSIGGGIGQSRLCMFYLRKAHIGEIQAGIWPDEMIQLCRQHNIVLL
- a CDS encoding class I SAM-dependent methyltransferase — its product is MIDHFDLIASFYDRFIGMQSHDRLIEILQLPAVGWLLDAAGGTGRVSGQMSTMVDGVIVCDLSQRMLQQTKNKGALVPVRSHIELLPFRDATFSRIVMVDAFHHLCDHRRSLSELIRVLKPGGRLVIEEPNIHHFAVKLVAIAEKLFLMRSHFVPPEKIRTMLQELGISARIETDGNYISWIVADK
- a CDS encoding type IV secretory system conjugative DNA transfer family protein is translated as MKQFLKFLISLLSLPFLVPWFVADKFFELFFQPIIFKRYRLPISRTKRWILKTIKWVLPFGFIGYLVIKTIGFFKHYLSFWAGLKHLPWLFAYIYNTDIRPILVWLARPVNHLIYYLGGGNIFPDVLDFFWSFYLCSIPILFIVNLVYRSIKTYVTINRAVSLRNKAVREVNIVKFSEAAQSDEVFLGLDLNRSSQPFYVKRNWLKGHIQVIGGPGTGKTESIVQPIWFQEMRRNVATIVLDGKASSRNIDRFYTIATSLAQAQDILYFNPTDPVRSATYNPLLRGTVSEVKQKIMASINWAEHSVESRDRLDSALDIFLRAMEETKVYFNLRELLEYFQSRGYVGRQSERVNDYYIKNGLKEIFANFAAFQSSTSFFTALLRDIFQSSYGQLLITDKPEIDIVRIYQNHKDCYFTLPFQQNEATTRFLGQLILQDIQHCFHHIALNLGDSSPAEGLLIIDELAKFVSPYFLKLLEASRNVGVSVCYTNQTLAELDNPALNLSKIFIDQLAEQTNIVCCFQLGSPESIQMMLNRFGKTASSANGTSKGFNFNDPNLLKYLDIGKCVVFIRRPHYVTVLKTGYFKFDKLIRFGGTKEGTVGN